Proteins from a single region of Amblyomma americanum isolate KBUSLIRL-KWMA chromosome 10, ASM5285725v1, whole genome shotgun sequence:
- the Tgs1 gene encoding trimethylguanosine synthase 1 isoform X2, which translates to MIPTEHRIPPAGCARIQCSDQYVMPDLSTCKDIHLAALMFLSRAAKPYDATAVLAGIEHLAGPSRFTIMGPYDCEHIWLIRFTDAEARDKVVGARDLKCSGEPAFCVEPLAEHSLHRGRCGGEALGWLCGANHPDYWLRILDFSFPSGDTKCLLSRSYSWDCDVVGPRYEDSVVGTEGDNVEDEEELEKQHILEQEVALMAEMGLPSSFTSARRDGGRSRRDACDAMEEHEDLCYTLPEEDRGSLAFVGDWENFWEKNGDNLVWQSWVRRYGEYIAPEYLEKDAAEPNDQLIKPALEEDCACNVLEGAEAGGCSGNANLIHVSSGKVVESCAEADAVRSGEGAFQPDQSQSDDACCTTGDGRQDERQPPLRSNPASGTLDGGHPKSGQDGAATDKTDDELWREVWDNHYVEVYNHYYSLFGKNSKSGDCTQYLEPGQGETPMANSDQPELLASRLTETGQANLKDINSASPPHCNVNGSNSGGGICDTVRLEAAGYEDGGKSVATNSGSVNKDMHGDLPVPGDGAINGESSTLSEDECDVKLMKQMGLPVQFASAPGKQKRPKKKKKSSKQLSKSEQGETPSWDEYWLCNGRSLVWNSWTETYPEFLEPLFLKTVKLDKTLPDPNECLQRYRSSPRADNIPTALRNVDSEPPGEVSLWQKLWNTHCIRVCGLEFEKYQRVISEELTGVETKSERCIEECVGTEIADNSALPQSNGQKSVGVRQCPSGSKNSVHSTSSDSHETQCASGDGAAGSSGGASASTNSTGGGNTKTGSSDDGDEPPDERPVKIKKSHEDDINSDEEDAFRALISYGISLKENLKGIKLGPGAAKSHVLNKKKRKKLRKQGHSFHNTTDQPPQELATGFLAADTCDTAMPCPVQEKPHLAKYWAQRYRLFSKFDKGIQLDEESWFSVTPEAIAKHIAMRCKADVIIDAFCGAGGNSIQFALSSRHVIAVDIDPKKIELARNNASVYGVLDRIEFVVGDFLEVAKGLRSDVVFLSPPWGGPSYQEKGTFDLKDVKPDVFQTFALCRKITHNIALLVPRNTDAEQLAQLAGPGGKVEIEQNLLNNKIKTITAYYGDLIAQ; encoded by the exons ATGATTCCCACTGAGCATCGCATCCCACCGGCCGGTTGTGCGCGAATTCAGTGCAGCGACCAGTACGTCATGCCCGACCTGTCAACGTGCAAAGACATCCACCTCGCGGCTCTCATGTTCCTGAGTCGCGCGGCGAAGCCTTATGACGCTACAGCGGTGCTAGCCGGCATCGAGCACCTCGCGGGCCCTTCGCGCTTCACCATAATGGGGCCGTACGACTGCGAGCATATCTGGCTGATCCGATTCACCGACGCCGAGGCCCGCGACAAAGTCGTTGGCGCGCGGGACCTCAAGTGCTCCGGTGAACCGGCCTTCTGCGTCGAGCCGCTGGCCGAACATTCTCTTCACCGCGGACGCTGCGGCGGCGAGGCGCTAG GCTGGCTGTGTGGGGCAAACCATCCAGACTACTGGCTTCGGATACTggatttttctttcccttctggaGATACCAAATGCCTACTTTCAAGGTCCTACAGCTG GGACTGCGATGTCGTGGGGCCGCGATATGAGGATTCTGTTGTGGGCACGGAGGGTGACAACGTTGAGGACGAGGAGGAGCTTGAGAAGCAGCATATTCTGGAGCAGGAGGTAGCCCTCATGGCCGAGATGGGCCTCCCATCTTCCTTCACATCTGCCAGGCGCGACGGCGGAAGGAGCAGACGCGACGCCTGCG ATGCCATGGAAGAACATGAAGACCTGTGCTACACGTTGCCTGAAGAAGATCGCGGCTCGCTGGCTTTCGTGGGTGACTGGGAAAACTTTTGGGAGAAGAATGGTGACAACCTCGTCTGGCAGTCCTGGGTGCGCCGGTATGGCGAGTACATCGCCCCAGAGTACTTAGAAAAAGATGCAGCGGAACCAAATGACCAGCTCATCAAGCCAGCCTTGGAAGAAGATTGTGCATGCAATGTGCTAGAAGGTGCAGAGGCAGGAGGATGTTCCGGAAATGCAAATTTGATTCATGTTTCTTCTGGTAAGGTAGTGGAAAGCTGTGCTGAAGCAGATGCGGTGAGAAGCGGCGAAGGAGCTTTCCAGCCTGACCAGTCACAAAGCGATGATGCGTGCTGTACTACAGGCGACGGCAGACAAGATGAACGTCAGCCGCCACTTCGCAGCAACCCTGCTAGTGGAACGTTGGATGGAGGTCATCCAAAATCCGGTCAAGATGGAGCTGCTACTGACAAGACGGATGACGAATTGTGGAGGGAAGTTTGGGATAACCATTACGTCGAAGTGTACAATCATTACTACAGCTTGTTTGGCAAAAACAGCAAGAGCGGTGATTGCACGCAGTATTTGGAACCTGGGCAAGGAGAGACTCCTATGGCAAATAGTGATCAACCAGAGTTGCTTGCATCCAGACTTACAGAAACAGGGCAGGCAAACCTTAAGGATATTAACAGTGCTTCACCACCTCATTGTAACGTCAATGGCAGTAACAGTGGTGGAGGTATCTGTGATACAGTTCGCCTAGAAGCTGCAGGTTATGAGGACGGCGGTAAAAGCGTGGCCACTAATAGTGGCAGTGTTAACAAGGACATGCATGGTGACTTGCCTGTGCCAGGTGATGGTGCGATCAACGGGGAAAGCAGCACCCTATCTGAGGACGAGTGTGATGTGAAGCTGATGAAACAAATGGGCTTGCCTGTACAGTTCGCTTCAGCACCTGGCAAGCAGAAAAGaccaaagaagaagaaaaaat CTTCCAAGCAGCTGTCAAAATCGGAGCAAGGAGAAACACCAAGCTGGGATGAATACTGGCTTTGCAATGGGAGGAGCCTCGTGTGGAACTCGTGGACTGAAACCTACCCTGAGTTCTTGGAACCCCTGTTTTTGAAAACAGTGAAACTCGACAAGACACTGCCAGACCCTAACGAATGTCTTCAGAGGTACCGTTCCTCGCCCAGAGCGGACAACATCCCAACCGCTCTGCGTAACGTCGATTCCGAACCACCTGGAGAAGTGAGCTTGTGGCAGAAACTATGGAACACCCACTGCATTCGAGTTTGTGGACTTGAATTTGAGAAGTATCAACGTGTCATCAGTGAAGAACTAACCGGTGTCGAGACGAAAAGTGAGAGGTGCATTGAAGAGTGTGTTGGCACGGAGATCGCGGATAACTCTGCATTGCCACAAAGCAATGGACAGAAGTCTGTCGGTGTGCGGCAGTGCCCGTCGGGTTCcaagaacagcgttcacagtacGTCGTCAGACTCGCATGAAACACAGTGCGCCAGTGGTGATGGTGCAGCTGGTTCTTCTGGTGGTGCCAGTGCTTCAACAAACAGTACTGGTGGCGGAAACACAAAAACTGGTAGCAGTGACGATGGCGACGAGCCGCCAGATGAAAGGCCTGTGAAGATAAAGAAGAG TCATGAAGATGACATCAACTCTGACGAAGAGGACGCATTCAGGGCCCTCATCTCTTATGGGATATCACTCAAAGAAAACCTGAA GGGCATCAAGCTGGGACCAGGCGCAGCCAAGTCCCATGTACTGAACAAGAAAAAGCGCAAGAAGCTGCGCAAGCAGGGGCACAGTTTCCACAACACGACAGATCAGCCACCCCAAGAACTGGCCACAG GGTTTTTGGCTGCAGACACCTGTGACACAGCAATGCCGTGCCCTGTCCAAGAGAAGCCTCACCTGGCCAAGTACTGGGCACAGCGATATAGGCTCTTCTCCAAGTTCGATAAGGGCATTCAGCTGGATGAAG AGTCCTGGTTCTCCGTTACACCCGAAGCCATTGCCAAGCACATCGCTATGCGCTGCAAAGCTGACGTCATCATTGATGCTTTCTGTGGGGCCGGTGGAAACAGCATCCAGTTTGCTCTGTCCAGCCGCCATG TCATAGCGGTGGACATTGACCCCAAGAAGATTGAGTTGGCCCGCAACAATGCATCCGTCTACGGGGTGCTAGACAGGATCGAGTTTGTTGTTGGCGACTTCCTGGAGGTCGCAAAAGGGCTGCGCAGTGACGTGGTCTTCCTGAGTCCACCGTGGGGCGGACCATCTTACCAGGAGAAGGGGACGTTTGACCTCAAGGACGTGAAGCCTGACGT CTTCCAGACATTTGCGCTGTGCAGGAAGATAACCCACAACATTGCACTGCTGGTCCCGAGGAACACGGACGCCGAACAG CTTGCCCAACTGGCTGGGCCTGGAGGCAAGGTCGAGATTGAGCAGAACCTACTCAACAACAAGATCAAGACCATCACCGCTTACTATGGCGACTTGATCGCGCAGTGA
- the Atac1 gene encoding ada2a-containing complex component 1 has translation MEAGSEEQPAVTATQRDPTTLDNSQDRQDHDTKNGDCSPQTATNALDGPSTRDGGVQEQSGEDLDDIGEFFFESDHLALRGNSDYRNALKTLAVLEAQRVQVVQDIEKLIEVRDEALEDPIRFVERLQKKEDLGIPVRQLVAPIPNIDWSEYSLMGIQRGIEGKRQFTRHAAKTEPKGAETSQAQGQGSSGINGGNILIRGRVFSENKPATFNQLWTGEEQKRLEELLLKFPPEEIESRRWEKIASALGNRTPTQVASRVQKYFIKLAKAGLPVPGRIPNVTAPRKIGTGHTRRGYHHHHGSQKSSTYLFSQSTFFASHRPPVFMNDADDDSCSSSWGHLESSNSGSQGKSEARPGNEDDADLDAAVKESAEYQELLALRKVREERMKRTGLAQHVGFRCDRCECAPIMGTRWHCTDCPTGTSIDFCNDCVDCMHETATHKDDHHLEPIRVAQDCSTFHDRDYMSFTGADYNYLDPNYLPGSS, from the exons ATGGAAGCGGGCTCCGAAGAGCAACCAGCCGTGACAGCCACCCAGAGAGACCCCACCACGTTGGACAACTCGCAAGATAGGCAAGATCATGACACGAAGAACGGAGACTGTTCGCCTCAGACGGCGACTAATGCACTGGACGGCCCGTCAACGAGAGACGGCGGCGTCCAAGAACAGAGCGGCGAGGACTTGGACGACATCGGCGAATTCTTCTTCGAGTCGGATCACCTCGCATTACGCGGCAACTCAGATTACCGCAACGCGCTGAAGACTCTTGCCGTGCTGGAAGCGCAACGGGTGCAG GTGGTCCAGGACATTGAAAAGCTCATCGAAGTCCGTGACGAGGCGCTGGAAGACCCAATAAGATTTGTTGAAAGGCTTCAGAAGAAGGAAGACCTTGGCATTCCGGTACGCCAGCTAGTCGCACCAATACCTAACATCGACTGGAGCGAGTACAGCCTCATGGGCATTCAGCGAGGGATCGAGGGAAAACGCCAGTTCACGAGGCACGCGGCCAAAACAGAACCAAAAGGAGCAGAGACTTCGCAGGCTCAGGGCCAGGGATCAAGCGGCATTAACGGCGGTAACATCCTGATCCGGGGCCGAGTCTTCAGTGAGAACAAGCCGGCGACGTTCAACCAGCTGTGGACGGGCGAAGAGCAGAAGCGGCTGGAGGAGCTGCTGCTCAAGTTCCCGCCGGAGGAAATAGAGAGTAGGCGATGGGAGAAGATTGCGAGCGCGCTGGGAAACCGGACCCCTACTCAGGTGGCCAGTCGCGTTCAGAAGTATTTCATCAAGCTGGCTAAGGCGGGCCTGCCTGTACCGGGCAGAATACCGAACGTCACGGCGCCGCGCAAAATTGGCACCGGACATACCAGGAGAGGATATCACCACCACCACGGCTCCCAGAAGTCATCGACCTATCTGTTCTCTCAGTCAACATTCTTCGCATCTCACAGGCCACCGGTCTTCATGAACGACGCAGATGACGACTCATGTTCATCATCGTGGGGGCATCTCGAGTCATCCAACAGTGGAAGCCAAGGCAAGTCTGAAGCACGTCCAGGGAATGAAGATGATGCAGATCTTGATGCCGCTGTAAAGGAGTCTGCAGAGTACCAGGAGCTCTTGGCTCTCAGGAAGGTGCGTGAAGAACGGATGAAGCGGACTGGCCTGGCACAGCACGTGGGTTTCCGCTGTGACAGGTGCGAGTGTGCACCCATTATGGGCACTCGGTGGCACTGCACTGACTGCCCCACAGGTACCTCCATTGACTTTTGCAATGACTGCGTTGACTGCATGCATGAGACAGCAACTCACAAGGATGACCACCACCTGGAGCCCATCCGCGTTGCACAGGACTGCTCGACGTTTCACGACAGAGACTATATGAGTTTCACAGGGGCGGACTACAACTATCTCGACCCAAACTACTTGCCTGGTTCCAGCTGA
- the Tgs1 gene encoding trimethylguanosine synthase 1 isoform X1, with product MIPTEHRIPPAGCARIQCSDQYVMPDLSTCKDIHLAALMFLSRAAKPYDATAVLAGIEHLAGPSRFTIMGPYDCEHIWLIRFTDAEARDKVVGARDLKCSGEPAFCVEPLAEHSLHRGRCGGEALGWLCGANHPDYWLRILDFSFPSGDTKCLLSRSYSWDCDVVGPRYEDSVVGTEGDNVEDEEELEKQHILEQEVALMAEMGLPSSFTSARRDGGRSRRDACDAMEEHEDLCYTLPEEDRGSLAFVGDWENFWEKNGDNLVWQSWVRRYGEYIAPEYLEKDAAEPNDQLIKPALEEDCACNVLEGAEAGGCSGNANLIHVSSGKVVESCAEADAVRSGEGAFQPDQSQSDDACCTTGDGRQDERQPPLRSNPASGTLDGGHPKSGQDGAATDKTDDELWREVWDNHYVEVYNHYYSLFGKNSKSGDCTQYLEPGQGETPMANSDQPELLASRLTETGQANLKDINSASPPHCNVNGSNSGGGICDTVRLEAAGYEDGGKSVATNSGSVNKDMHGDLPVPGDGAINGESSTLSEDECDVKLMKQMGLPVQFASAPGKQKRPKKKKKSASKQLSKSEQGETPSWDEYWLCNGRSLVWNSWTETYPEFLEPLFLKTVKLDKTLPDPNECLQRYRSSPRADNIPTALRNVDSEPPGEVSLWQKLWNTHCIRVCGLEFEKYQRVISEELTGVETKSERCIEECVGTEIADNSALPQSNGQKSVGVRQCPSGSKNSVHSTSSDSHETQCASGDGAAGSSGGASASTNSTGGGNTKTGSSDDGDEPPDERPVKIKKSHEDDINSDEEDAFRALISYGISLKENLKGIKLGPGAAKSHVLNKKKRKKLRKQGHSFHNTTDQPPQELATGFLAADTCDTAMPCPVQEKPHLAKYWAQRYRLFSKFDKGIQLDEESWFSVTPEAIAKHIAMRCKADVIIDAFCGAGGNSIQFALSSRHVIAVDIDPKKIELARNNASVYGVLDRIEFVVGDFLEVAKGLRSDVVFLSPPWGGPSYQEKGTFDLKDVKPDVFQTFALCRKITHNIALLVPRNTDAEQLAQLAGPGGKVEIEQNLLNNKIKTITAYYGDLIAQ from the exons ATGATTCCCACTGAGCATCGCATCCCACCGGCCGGTTGTGCGCGAATTCAGTGCAGCGACCAGTACGTCATGCCCGACCTGTCAACGTGCAAAGACATCCACCTCGCGGCTCTCATGTTCCTGAGTCGCGCGGCGAAGCCTTATGACGCTACAGCGGTGCTAGCCGGCATCGAGCACCTCGCGGGCCCTTCGCGCTTCACCATAATGGGGCCGTACGACTGCGAGCATATCTGGCTGATCCGATTCACCGACGCCGAGGCCCGCGACAAAGTCGTTGGCGCGCGGGACCTCAAGTGCTCCGGTGAACCGGCCTTCTGCGTCGAGCCGCTGGCCGAACATTCTCTTCACCGCGGACGCTGCGGCGGCGAGGCGCTAG GCTGGCTGTGTGGGGCAAACCATCCAGACTACTGGCTTCGGATACTggatttttctttcccttctggaGATACCAAATGCCTACTTTCAAGGTCCTACAGCTG GGACTGCGATGTCGTGGGGCCGCGATATGAGGATTCTGTTGTGGGCACGGAGGGTGACAACGTTGAGGACGAGGAGGAGCTTGAGAAGCAGCATATTCTGGAGCAGGAGGTAGCCCTCATGGCCGAGATGGGCCTCCCATCTTCCTTCACATCTGCCAGGCGCGACGGCGGAAGGAGCAGACGCGACGCCTGCG ATGCCATGGAAGAACATGAAGACCTGTGCTACACGTTGCCTGAAGAAGATCGCGGCTCGCTGGCTTTCGTGGGTGACTGGGAAAACTTTTGGGAGAAGAATGGTGACAACCTCGTCTGGCAGTCCTGGGTGCGCCGGTATGGCGAGTACATCGCCCCAGAGTACTTAGAAAAAGATGCAGCGGAACCAAATGACCAGCTCATCAAGCCAGCCTTGGAAGAAGATTGTGCATGCAATGTGCTAGAAGGTGCAGAGGCAGGAGGATGTTCCGGAAATGCAAATTTGATTCATGTTTCTTCTGGTAAGGTAGTGGAAAGCTGTGCTGAAGCAGATGCGGTGAGAAGCGGCGAAGGAGCTTTCCAGCCTGACCAGTCACAAAGCGATGATGCGTGCTGTACTACAGGCGACGGCAGACAAGATGAACGTCAGCCGCCACTTCGCAGCAACCCTGCTAGTGGAACGTTGGATGGAGGTCATCCAAAATCCGGTCAAGATGGAGCTGCTACTGACAAGACGGATGACGAATTGTGGAGGGAAGTTTGGGATAACCATTACGTCGAAGTGTACAATCATTACTACAGCTTGTTTGGCAAAAACAGCAAGAGCGGTGATTGCACGCAGTATTTGGAACCTGGGCAAGGAGAGACTCCTATGGCAAATAGTGATCAACCAGAGTTGCTTGCATCCAGACTTACAGAAACAGGGCAGGCAAACCTTAAGGATATTAACAGTGCTTCACCACCTCATTGTAACGTCAATGGCAGTAACAGTGGTGGAGGTATCTGTGATACAGTTCGCCTAGAAGCTGCAGGTTATGAGGACGGCGGTAAAAGCGTGGCCACTAATAGTGGCAGTGTTAACAAGGACATGCATGGTGACTTGCCTGTGCCAGGTGATGGTGCGATCAACGGGGAAAGCAGCACCCTATCTGAGGACGAGTGTGATGTGAAGCTGATGAAACAAATGGGCTTGCCTGTACAGTTCGCTTCAGCACCTGGCAAGCAGAAAAGaccaaagaagaagaaaaaat CAGCTTCCAAGCAGCTGTCAAAATCGGAGCAAGGAGAAACACCAAGCTGGGATGAATACTGGCTTTGCAATGGGAGGAGCCTCGTGTGGAACTCGTGGACTGAAACCTACCCTGAGTTCTTGGAACCCCTGTTTTTGAAAACAGTGAAACTCGACAAGACACTGCCAGACCCTAACGAATGTCTTCAGAGGTACCGTTCCTCGCCCAGAGCGGACAACATCCCAACCGCTCTGCGTAACGTCGATTCCGAACCACCTGGAGAAGTGAGCTTGTGGCAGAAACTATGGAACACCCACTGCATTCGAGTTTGTGGACTTGAATTTGAGAAGTATCAACGTGTCATCAGTGAAGAACTAACCGGTGTCGAGACGAAAAGTGAGAGGTGCATTGAAGAGTGTGTTGGCACGGAGATCGCGGATAACTCTGCATTGCCACAAAGCAATGGACAGAAGTCTGTCGGTGTGCGGCAGTGCCCGTCGGGTTCcaagaacagcgttcacagtacGTCGTCAGACTCGCATGAAACACAGTGCGCCAGTGGTGATGGTGCAGCTGGTTCTTCTGGTGGTGCCAGTGCTTCAACAAACAGTACTGGTGGCGGAAACACAAAAACTGGTAGCAGTGACGATGGCGACGAGCCGCCAGATGAAAGGCCTGTGAAGATAAAGAAGAG TCATGAAGATGACATCAACTCTGACGAAGAGGACGCATTCAGGGCCCTCATCTCTTATGGGATATCACTCAAAGAAAACCTGAA GGGCATCAAGCTGGGACCAGGCGCAGCCAAGTCCCATGTACTGAACAAGAAAAAGCGCAAGAAGCTGCGCAAGCAGGGGCACAGTTTCCACAACACGACAGATCAGCCACCCCAAGAACTGGCCACAG GGTTTTTGGCTGCAGACACCTGTGACACAGCAATGCCGTGCCCTGTCCAAGAGAAGCCTCACCTGGCCAAGTACTGGGCACAGCGATATAGGCTCTTCTCCAAGTTCGATAAGGGCATTCAGCTGGATGAAG AGTCCTGGTTCTCCGTTACACCCGAAGCCATTGCCAAGCACATCGCTATGCGCTGCAAAGCTGACGTCATCATTGATGCTTTCTGTGGGGCCGGTGGAAACAGCATCCAGTTTGCTCTGTCCAGCCGCCATG TCATAGCGGTGGACATTGACCCCAAGAAGATTGAGTTGGCCCGCAACAATGCATCCGTCTACGGGGTGCTAGACAGGATCGAGTTTGTTGTTGGCGACTTCCTGGAGGTCGCAAAAGGGCTGCGCAGTGACGTGGTCTTCCTGAGTCCACCGTGGGGCGGACCATCTTACCAGGAGAAGGGGACGTTTGACCTCAAGGACGTGAAGCCTGACGT CTTCCAGACATTTGCGCTGTGCAGGAAGATAACCCACAACATTGCACTGCTGGTCCCGAGGAACACGGACGCCGAACAG CTTGCCCAACTGGCTGGGCCTGGAGGCAAGGTCGAGATTGAGCAGAACCTACTCAACAACAAGATCAAGACCATCACCGCTTACTATGGCGACTTGATCGCGCAGTGA